A region from the Chitinophaga sp. Cy-1792 genome encodes:
- a CDS encoding cupin domain-containing protein gives MKKTDYLEDQLINQATVFHPGEGERLELAGASFTFKVTSEMSNNQLGIYEIKLPPHTVGARLHYHRFMDETFIAQKGILTVYAGGEIHHLEPGSVAYVPRFTPHGFANDTNEEVVLTLIFNPAEKREGFFRGMVDILSEQPVDPNKFLKLYNKYDSFPVDVNNVLPGK, from the coding sequence ATGAAAAAGACAGATTACCTGGAAGATCAACTCATCAATCAGGCTACCGTCTTCCATCCTGGCGAGGGCGAACGCCTGGAGCTCGCCGGTGCTTCCTTTACCTTTAAAGTGACCAGTGAGATGTCCAACAACCAGCTGGGCATATATGAGATCAAACTGCCACCGCATACCGTTGGAGCCCGGCTCCATTACCATCGTTTTATGGATGAAACCTTTATTGCACAGAAAGGAATACTGACGGTTTATGCAGGCGGGGAAATACATCACCTCGAACCGGGATCAGTGGCCTATGTGCCACGTTTTACCCCACATGGCTTTGCCAACGATACAAATGAGGAAGTGGTGCTCACACTTATCTTCAATCCGGCAGAGAAAAGAGAAGGTTTCTTCCGGGGAATGGTGGATATTCTCAGCGAGCAACCTGTAGACCCGAATAAATTTCTGAAGCTCTATAATAAGTACGATAGTTTTCCGGTAGATGTCAATAATGTTTTGCCCGGAAAATGA
- a CDS encoding Crp/Fnr family transcriptional regulator encodes MDIFWEKVAKYHPLSEESRQAWGKIITRRTYKRHETLVAEGQVPRVVAFVEQGLFSQYYTAPNGDIVIKRFFPETYLAASVSALLVHGPSQFTIRALEKTTVLEYNFDEFKKLTTLYKDMAALYIRYLELHWVLEKEPQEISLRYDTAKSRYVAFLEQFPALEHRLKQHEIASYLGITPTQLSRIRAEL; translated from the coding sequence ATGGACATCTTCTGGGAAAAAGTCGCCAAATACCATCCGCTGTCGGAAGAAAGCCGGCAGGCATGGGGGAAAATCATTACAAGGCGTACCTATAAACGTCATGAAACCCTGGTAGCGGAAGGGCAGGTGCCCCGTGTGGTAGCATTTGTGGAACAAGGGCTGTTTTCGCAGTATTATACCGCCCCCAATGGTGATATCGTTATCAAGCGCTTTTTCCCGGAGACGTACCTGGCAGCTTCTGTAAGTGCATTGCTGGTGCATGGTCCCAGCCAGTTTACGATCCGTGCACTGGAAAAAACTACGGTGCTGGAGTATAATTTCGATGAATTTAAAAAGCTGACGACGCTCTACAAGGATATGGCCGCGTTATATATCCGCTATCTCGAGCTTCATTGGGTGCTGGAAAAAGAACCACAGGAAATATCCCTGCGTTATGATACGGCGAAAAGCCGCTATGTCGCTTTCCTGGAGCAGTTTCCCGCACTGGAACATCGCCTGAAGCAACATGAAATCGCTTCCTATCTGGGTATTACGCCTACGCAACTGAGCCGGATACGTGCTGAGCTGTAA
- a CDS encoding sulfatase-like hydrolase/transferase yields the protein MHIRKSWLTALAFLCLATGLQAQSKRYNVLVLFTDDQRFSTIHALNNPDIITPNMDQLLKSGTCFTQAHIMGSLGGAVCAPSRAMLLSSRSVFHVHQDGGVIPPADITFPEYFRANGYQTFETGKWHSDYASFNRSFGTGENIFFGGMHTEKEGGHISPKLTHYDTTGAYKQRFQGEKFSSVMYADAAVQFLQQQHTAPFLMYVAFTAPHDPRTPPAEYLSKYDTSKIPLPANFMTRHPFNNGEMDVRDEVLLGFPRNRDSVKMEIAKYYAMITEVDHEIGRVMDALRKSGQLENTIIVFAGDNGLAVGQHGLLGKQNLYDHSMRVPLIIAGPGIPANKRINAYCYLNDVFPTLCDLNHLSTPASVEGQSLAKAFSSNNFKGRKEIFTTYSNLQRAITIDSMKYILYNVNGAHPEQLFDLHNDPLEQHNLAAAPRYQQQVAAMRSKLFETMKFYNDFCDPTKPGWGYPEKLKWADALKINP from the coding sequence ATGCATATACGAAAATCATGGCTTACTGCACTGGCATTCCTGTGTCTTGCCACCGGCCTGCAAGCCCAATCCAAACGCTATAACGTGCTGGTACTTTTTACGGACGACCAGCGGTTCAGCACTATTCACGCACTAAATAATCCTGATATCATTACGCCCAATATGGACCAGCTGCTGAAATCCGGCACCTGTTTCACACAGGCACATATTATGGGTTCCCTCGGTGGTGCGGTATGTGCTCCCAGCAGAGCCATGCTCCTCAGCAGCAGAAGCGTTTTCCATGTACATCAGGATGGTGGCGTAATACCACCGGCAGACATCACCTTCCCTGAATACTTCCGTGCCAATGGCTACCAGACCTTCGAGACTGGAAAATGGCACAGCGATTATGCCTCCTTCAACAGGTCTTTCGGAACCGGCGAAAATATTTTCTTCGGCGGTATGCATACAGAAAAAGAAGGCGGCCATATCTCCCCGAAGCTAACACACTATGATACTACCGGCGCTTATAAACAGCGGTTTCAAGGCGAAAAATTTTCTTCGGTCATGTATGCCGATGCAGCCGTACAATTCCTGCAACAGCAGCATACAGCGCCTTTCCTGATGTACGTAGCCTTTACCGCGCCACACGACCCACGTACACCGCCGGCAGAATACCTCAGTAAATACGATACATCTAAAATTCCGCTGCCGGCAAATTTCATGACCAGGCACCCTTTCAACAACGGTGAAATGGATGTCAGGGATGAAGTGCTGCTGGGATTCCCCCGTAACCGCGACAGCGTTAAGATGGAAATTGCGAAATACTACGCCATGATCACAGAAGTAGATCACGAAATAGGACGCGTAATGGATGCCTTGCGCAAAAGTGGTCAGCTCGAAAACACCATCATTGTCTTTGCTGGTGACAACGGCCTCGCCGTCGGGCAACATGGCTTACTCGGCAAACAGAACCTCTATGATCATTCCATGCGGGTACCGTTAATCATTGCAGGGCCAGGCATTCCAGCCAATAAACGCATAAATGCCTATTGCTACCTGAACGACGTGTTCCCTACCCTATGTGATTTAAATCATCTCTCCACGCCTGCCAGCGTAGAAGGACAATCGCTCGCCAAAGCCTTTAGCAGTAATAATTTCAAAGGGAGAAAGGAAATATTCACCACCTACTCCAACCTGCAACGTGCCATCACGATAGACAGTATGAAATATATTCTCTATAATGTTAACGGCGCGCATCCGGAGCAACTGTTCGACCTGCATAATGATCCGCTGGAACAGCACAACCTCGCAGCAGCACCACGCTACCAGCAACAGGTAGCGGCTATGCGCAGCAAGCTATTTGAAACGATGAAGTTTTACAACGACTTCTGTGACCCTACGAAACCAGGATGGGGATATCCGGAAAAACTGAAATGGGCAGATGCTTTGAAGATCAATCCGTGA
- a CDS encoding NmrA/HSCARG family protein — MTTYSNQDDTATAQDKPLVTIVGVLGKQGLSTARTLLASGKYRVRGITRRTDSAAARQLARMGAELVNIPLNLGHKPAFVEAFKGADSVFLMTPDIAPPATHEFQLGKELADAVVEAGVPHVIFSSLENVDKLTNGKKFAPHFTDKGKVEAYIRTLPIKSSFIMMAFFYTNLMEFYTPVVKGDTLVFPVYLPQHFRAPFVDPLTATGPAVLEILSNPDHYAGQSLPVIGDMITPQEMVDTFVKVTGKKAVYTSAYSRKELLACFPGFAANETLVQELTGMVEYAVEYGYYQADRDLSWSRKINPAILNWEQFLIHTAWQGEKLSY, encoded by the coding sequence ATGACAACATATTCCAACCAGGACGATACCGCTACGGCACAGGATAAACCACTCGTTACCATTGTGGGTGTTTTAGGCAAACAGGGACTTAGTACTGCGCGCACATTGCTGGCATCAGGTAAGTACCGGGTACGCGGCATCACACGCCGCACCGATTCAGCAGCAGCCCGGCAGTTAGCCCGCATGGGCGCAGAACTGGTAAACATACCACTCAATCTGGGACATAAACCGGCATTTGTGGAGGCGTTCAAAGGTGCTGATTCCGTATTCCTGATGACGCCCGATATTGCGCCTCCTGCCACACATGAATTCCAGCTGGGAAAAGAACTGGCAGATGCTGTAGTAGAAGCAGGCGTACCACATGTCATTTTCAGCAGTCTTGAAAATGTAGATAAACTGACCAATGGTAAAAAGTTCGCACCGCATTTTACGGATAAAGGAAAGGTAGAGGCCTATATCCGTACGCTGCCCATCAAAAGTTCGTTTATCATGATGGCCTTTTTCTATACCAACCTGATGGAATTTTATACGCCGGTGGTAAAAGGAGATACCCTTGTATTTCCTGTCTATCTGCCACAGCACTTCCGCGCACCATTTGTAGATCCGCTCACAGCTACCGGCCCGGCTGTATTGGAAATTCTCTCCAATCCGGACCATTACGCCGGACAATCACTGCCGGTTATTGGTGATATGATTACGCCGCAGGAAATGGTAGATACCTTTGTAAAGGTGACAGGAAAAAAGGCCGTATATACATCAGCGTATTCCCGCAAAGAGCTGCTGGCCTGCTTCCCGGGCTTTGCTGCCAATGAAACACTGGTGCAGGAACTGACCGGCATGGTGGAATATGCAGTGGAATACGGCTATTATCAGGCAGACCGTGACCTTTCCTGGAGCAGGAAAATAAATCCTGCCATACTGAACTGGGAACAGTTTCTGATCCATACCGCCTGGCAGGGAGAAAAACTTTCCTATTAA
- a CDS encoding dimethylarginine dimethylaminohydrolase family protein, whose amino-acid sequence MIYVENEYATLKRVVLAASEFGYARKVREDDLRFLPPASVSDVEAHIGMDFSEAHPEKQRRWEQERLDLRQVLEKYGVEVLHPRKLTAAEKQAAGDDGYANFFVRDPFFTIGNCVIEGSMRFLHRRHEVLPVRNIMNTEVLPADCTYVATPQPAIAAPDDTTLGEGPFLEGGDVIVLGDTILVGNSGLASNAAGAAWLKKFMGKYGYKVEMVRLSPNILHLDCALGLIRNGLMVVCEEAFIDGLPAYFKDWQKIRVTMEHATMLATNGLPVSPEVYITDPAFSFIGEQVAAFGIKVEYIEFSISRSFGGSFRCSTQPLLRKG is encoded by the coding sequence ATGATTTATGTGGAGAATGAGTATGCAACCCTGAAAAGGGTAGTGCTGGCAGCGTCAGAATTCGGTTATGCGAGAAAGGTACGGGAAGATGACCTTCGGTTTTTGCCGCCGGCATCTGTCAGCGATGTGGAAGCACATATTGGTATGGACTTCAGCGAAGCTCATCCGGAAAAGCAGCGGCGTTGGGAGCAGGAGCGCCTGGACCTCCGGCAGGTACTGGAAAAATATGGTGTGGAAGTACTGCATCCCAGGAAGCTGACAGCAGCAGAAAAGCAGGCTGCCGGCGATGATGGCTACGCTAATTTCTTTGTACGTGACCCCTTTTTTACGATAGGAAACTGTGTGATAGAAGGCTCCATGCGTTTTCTGCACCGCCGCCATGAAGTGCTGCCGGTACGCAATATCATGAACACCGAAGTATTGCCGGCAGATTGTACCTATGTGGCTACCCCGCAGCCGGCTATTGCCGCTCCTGACGATACCACGTTAGGCGAAGGCCCCTTCCTGGAAGGAGGGGATGTCATCGTACTGGGAGATACCATCCTGGTAGGCAACTCAGGCCTGGCGTCCAATGCTGCCGGCGCCGCCTGGCTGAAAAAGTTTATGGGAAAATATGGCTACAAAGTGGAAATGGTGCGGTTGTCGCCCAATATCCTTCACCTCGACTGCGCCCTGGGGCTCATCCGCAACGGCCTGATGGTAGTTTGTGAAGAAGCGTTTATTGATGGTTTACCGGCGTATTTTAAAGACTGGCAAAAGATCAGGGTGACCATGGAACATGCTACCATGCTGGCTACAAACGGATTGCCCGTATCCCCGGAAGTATATATCACCGATCCGGCATTTTCCTTTATCGGTGAACAGGTAGCCGCATTCGGTATAAAAGTGGAATACATCGAATTCAGTATCAGCAGAAGCTTCGGTGGTTCTTTCCGCTGTAGTACGCAACCACTCCTGAGAAAGGGCTGA
- a CDS encoding ABC transporter permease — protein MLRNYFRIACRNLLRSKGFTVINILGLALGMAVAILIGLWITDEISFDRQFPAASRNVQLMHHWNNNAFHKISTESVMPVPAANELRTKYGSYFSYVALSRRAWGRIFSDGSKKITRNGMYAEKDITGILSLQLLSGSTKEQEEPNTVLISRSSAQAVFGSASPVGQLLKVDNKNTVKVTGVYEDFPRNTSFYGVDFILPWSYLVADQSWVKRAADYWNDNSFTLYAKLAPNADFEKAATAIKYMLRNRPDRNDNAVVFMHPMLKWHLYDEFDHGVNTGGAIKYLLIFGLVGFFVLVLACINFMNLNTARSQNRSKEVGIRKAIGSGRKQLILQFLGEAVMMAAISMIIALVLVYCTLPWFNQVAEKEIHFPFISLYFWTSVLLLVGLTGILAGSYPAFYLSSFNTIKVLKGAFKPGKQSAYPRKLLVIFQFSISVALMTGTVLIIQQVNYARERPLGYEQNGLINIAMTTPDLYGKYDLLRRDLISSGAAVNMAEASNPAGTIFSHLSGFDWPGKEEGLNHSLGVSWVTHDFGSTVGWKFVAGRDFSRSFATDSSAIILNERAVAFMGLKDPVNTMIRFNQKPYLVVGVIKDVIMESPFAQAAPIVFMMDYNNASDITIKLNPALTPHQALTKVEKIFKQYNPNAPFDYRFINDEFNNKFKAEEKAGRLTLFFAILAIFISCMGIFGLATFMADQRTREIGIRKVLGATVLELWATISGEFLVLTVVSFVVAAPLIWVFIEQWLNGYEYRMKISIWTFLVIAILTLMITLCTISYQALKAAMANPSRSLKTQ, from the coding sequence ATGTTGCGTAATTATTTTCGTATAGCCTGCCGAAATCTGCTCAGAAGCAAGGGATTTACTGTTATCAATATCCTTGGCCTTGCGCTCGGCATGGCAGTGGCTATCCTAATAGGGTTATGGATTACCGACGAAATATCATTCGACAGGCAGTTTCCCGCTGCTTCACGGAATGTACAGCTGATGCACCACTGGAACAACAATGCTTTTCATAAAATCTCTACTGAATCAGTAATGCCTGTTCCGGCAGCCAATGAACTACGTACAAAATACGGCAGCTACTTTAGCTATGTGGCGTTGTCAAGGCGTGCCTGGGGACGTATCTTCAGTGATGGCAGTAAGAAGATCACCCGCAATGGAATGTATGCTGAAAAAGACATTACAGGCATTCTATCGCTGCAACTATTAAGTGGTAGCACAAAAGAACAGGAGGAGCCTAATACCGTGCTTATCAGCCGAAGCAGTGCCCAGGCGGTTTTCGGCTCAGCCAGCCCTGTGGGCCAGCTCCTGAAAGTCGATAATAAGAACACCGTAAAAGTAACAGGTGTTTATGAAGATTTCCCCCGTAATACCAGCTTTTATGGGGTAGATTTTATCCTGCCATGGAGTTACCTGGTGGCAGACCAGTCATGGGTGAAGCGTGCTGCCGACTACTGGAACGACAACTCTTTCACCCTATATGCGAAACTGGCACCCAATGCCGATTTTGAAAAGGCCGCTACTGCCATTAAGTATATGCTACGCAACCGCCCCGACAGAAACGACAATGCCGTAGTGTTCATGCACCCTATGCTCAAATGGCACCTGTACGATGAATTCGACCATGGCGTAAACACGGGCGGCGCTATTAAATACCTGCTGATATTTGGCCTGGTAGGCTTTTTCGTACTGGTACTTGCTTGTATAAATTTCATGAACCTGAATACGGCCAGATCGCAAAACAGATCGAAGGAAGTGGGCATAAGAAAGGCAATTGGCTCCGGCAGAAAACAGCTGATCCTGCAGTTCCTGGGAGAAGCCGTCATGATGGCCGCCATTTCCATGATCATTGCGCTGGTACTGGTGTATTGTACGTTGCCTTGGTTTAACCAGGTGGCGGAAAAAGAGATTCACTTTCCTTTTATCAGCCTGTACTTCTGGACTTCGGTGCTGCTCCTGGTAGGTTTAACCGGCATTCTCGCCGGTAGTTACCCAGCATTCTATCTTTCTTCCTTTAATACCATCAAGGTCCTTAAAGGTGCTTTTAAACCCGGGAAGCAGTCGGCATACCCGCGTAAGTTGCTGGTGATATTTCAATTCTCCATATCCGTTGCCCTGATGACAGGTACGGTACTGATTATTCAACAGGTTAACTATGCGCGGGAAAGGCCCTTGGGCTATGAGCAAAACGGGTTGATCAACATAGCCATGACCACCCCGGATTTATACGGGAAATATGACCTCCTGCGCCGCGATTTAATCAGTTCCGGAGCTGCCGTTAATATGGCGGAAGCCTCCAATCCGGCAGGGACCATCTTTTCGCACCTCTCTGGTTTTGACTGGCCGGGAAAAGAGGAAGGACTCAATCATAGTCTGGGTGTATCATGGGTGACACATGATTTTGGCAGCACAGTAGGCTGGAAGTTTGTTGCCGGGAGAGATTTTTCGCGCAGCTTCGCGACAGATTCCAGCGCTATTATCCTCAACGAGCGTGCTGTGGCTTTTATGGGCCTGAAAGACCCGGTAAATACGATGATCCGCTTCAATCAGAAACCTTATCTTGTGGTAGGAGTGATAAAAGATGTGATTATGGAATCGCCTTTTGCGCAGGCAGCGCCTATCGTATTTATGATGGATTATAATAATGCTTCTGATATCACCATAAAACTAAATCCAGCCTTAACACCACATCAGGCATTAACTAAAGTTGAAAAAATATTTAAGCAATACAATCCGAATGCACCCTTCGATTATCGTTTCATCAACGATGAATTTAACAACAAATTCAAAGCAGAAGAGAAAGCAGGCCGGCTAACGCTCTTCTTTGCCATACTGGCTATCTTTATCAGCTGCATGGGCATTTTCGGACTGGCTACCTTCATGGCCGATCAGCGGACGCGCGAAATTGGTATCCGGAAAGTATTGGGTGCTACTGTCCTGGAGCTCTGGGCTACTATCTCCGGGGAATTCCTCGTACTGACAGTTGTCTCCTTTGTTGTAGCCGCACCTTTGATATGGGTATTTATCGAACAATGGTTAAATGGATATGAATATCGCATGAAAATATCCATCTGGACTTTCCTGGTTATTGCCATACTAACGTTGATGATTACACTCTGTACGATTAGCTATCAGGCACTGAAAGCTGCCATGGCCAATCCTTCGCGGAGTTTAAAAACGCAGTAG
- a CDS encoding glycoside hydrolase family 35 protein, whose translation MKKFLLLGSILLMGYLAKAQHTFALGDSTFLLDGKPFQMISGEMHYQRIPRECWRDRLKMAKAMGLNTVATYVFWNLHEPTQGHYDFSGNNDVATFIKMAKEEGLWVILRPSPYGCAEWEFGGYPYWLQNLPGLQVRSMEPQYIAAYNKYIHAIGKQVAAMQINHGGNIIMTQIENEYGSYVIQMANEKSAYAANTTYLDENRKLFISAGFDGLLYTCDPGSDVEKGHLPGLLPAVNGIDDPAKVKAIVRASHNDKGPYYIAEWYPAWFDSWGQPHHTVPSEKFEQRLERVLTAGISINMYMFHGGTTRGYMNGANYSGNHDYAPEVSSYDYDAPLDEAGNATPKFMKFREIISRHLPAGTTLPPVPAAKPAAALPTVTFTRSSDLFSQLPAPVKSVDPLTFEKLDQAYGFVLYRTTIDGGRKASLQLKELRDYAIIFINGKRSAVLDRRLSQDSTGIDLPNGKVTLDILVENLGRINFGNYLLENNKGITHAVLLDGKPVHNWLQYKLPFADMPVAKNNSAASESPAVKTAVFTLEKTADTYLDMSGWGKGVVWVNGHHLGRYWKIGPQQTLYVPAAWLKPGKNTIAVLELLTPGKNTLTSLDHPVLDKLQ comes from the coding sequence ATGAAGAAATTCCTGCTGCTAGGCAGCATATTGTTAATGGGATACCTTGCCAAAGCCCAGCATACCTTTGCATTAGGCGATTCTACTTTTCTGCTGGATGGCAAGCCGTTCCAGATGATTTCCGGAGAGATGCACTACCAGCGTATTCCACGGGAATGCTGGCGCGACAGGCTGAAGATGGCGAAGGCGATGGGGCTTAACACCGTTGCCACTTACGTGTTCTGGAACCTCCATGAGCCAACGCAGGGGCATTACGATTTCTCCGGCAACAACGACGTAGCTACCTTTATTAAAATGGCCAAAGAAGAAGGCCTTTGGGTAATATTGCGTCCTAGTCCATACGGCTGCGCAGAGTGGGAGTTTGGCGGCTATCCCTACTGGCTGCAAAACCTTCCCGGACTCCAGGTACGCAGCATGGAACCACAATATATTGCTGCCTACAACAAGTACATTCATGCCATAGGTAAACAGGTAGCCGCCATGCAAATCAATCATGGTGGTAATATCATCATGACCCAGATCGAAAATGAATACGGTTCCTATGTAATACAGATGGCCAATGAAAAAAGTGCCTACGCCGCCAATACTACCTACCTTGATGAGAACCGCAAACTCTTTATCTCCGCGGGTTTTGATGGCTTACTGTATACCTGTGATCCCGGATCTGATGTAGAAAAAGGACATCTGCCCGGTTTATTGCCGGCGGTAAATGGTATCGATGACCCGGCGAAGGTAAAAGCCATTGTACGTGCCAGCCACAATGACAAAGGGCCTTATTATATTGCTGAATGGTATCCTGCCTGGTTCGACTCCTGGGGACAGCCGCACCATACCGTTCCAAGTGAAAAATTTGAGCAGCGCCTGGAACGTGTGCTGACAGCCGGTATCTCGATCAATATGTATATGTTCCACGGTGGCACCACCCGCGGTTATATGAATGGCGCCAACTACAGCGGCAATCATGACTACGCTCCGGAAGTCAGCAGCTACGATTACGACGCTCCATTGGATGAAGCCGGCAATGCTACACCTAAGTTTATGAAATTCCGGGAAATCATCAGCAGACACCTGCCTGCTGGTACTACGCTACCACCGGTACCTGCCGCAAAACCTGCCGCTGCCCTCCCAACGGTGACGTTTACACGTAGCAGTGATCTGTTCAGTCAGCTGCCGGCGCCAGTAAAAAGCGTAGATCCGTTAACGTTTGAAAAACTGGACCAGGCATATGGATTTGTTTTATACAGAACAACCATAGACGGAGGCCGTAAAGCCTCGCTGCAACTGAAAGAGCTGCGCGACTATGCCATCATATTCATCAACGGCAAACGCAGCGCCGTACTGGACCGCCGACTCAGCCAGGACAGCACCGGCATCGATCTTCCCAATGGAAAAGTAACACTGGATATACTGGTGGAAAATCTCGGCAGAATAAACTTCGGTAATTATCTCCTTGAAAATAATAAAGGTATTACCCATGCCGTACTACTGGATGGCAAGCCTGTTCATAACTGGCTCCAGTATAAACTGCCTTTCGCTGATATGCCTGTCGCAAAAAACAACTCGGCTGCTTCGGAATCACCGGCTGTTAAAACCGCCGTTTTCACGCTTGAAAAAACAGCAGATACCTACCTGGATATGAGTGGCTGGGGCAAAGGCGTGGTTTGGGTCAACGGCCACCACCTCGGCAGGTACTGGAAGATAGGACCTCAGCAAACACTTTATGTACCGGCAGCCTGGCTGAAGCCCGGGAAAAATACAATCGCTGTACTGGAGCTGCTGACCCCTGGAAAAAACACACTGACTTCCCTTGACCATCCTGTTTTGGATAAACTGCAATAG
- a CDS encoding serine hydrolase, whose amino-acid sequence MSAAAIKSIGIFVLCLLFCENLSAHNGSVAYAYPVGNIKVDGDLSDWPKNIRTYKIGITPSDTKPKNDADFSGYFQVGYNLANQSLYVAFTITDDDYVEDTSKTVRWDTQDGLEVSLDARHLISGSGVASFMYSNTLRTVNNAFYDAFASKASWDMMEVAMVRHGNTRIYEWRMKLGNELAVGKSIGFDFHVYDKDSDGSFSWSAWGKGEAKYRNPNSLGDIVFLPAGKDLSAITGKITWSSPQDVKLPGLLRLIAVDHPGLWITAAVDSLGNYTVMAPAGKYQLALPDPYYQSADKIYAVEQPVSVNVTGKPGQKVVAPDFRISAAVVPDLIPEKGVLQDFSAATAGRIDHFIETYQQYYGIPGVSLALIKDGKMVYHKVYGVTNTMTGEKVNDNTLFEAASVTKPVFAFAVERLAERGVIDLDRPLYEYLPNKDIEYDDRYKLMTARHVLTHRTGFPNWRWMNKDGKLDLKFTPGTAYNYSGEGFEYLKLVVEKITGKKVEQVLQEEVLGPIGLYHTFFSKNDSLQNVAAYGHIDKIPTPNDLPEKPGMAYSMYTEAGIFTKFMLYLLEQKGLTPATYDSILSRHSDYPASEAHYLDGPAYMGMSLQIRETPFGKTFGHGGNNGDFKCRFEVYKDLKMGYVIFTNSNTSDVLLENMHRFLVEGKKTTP is encoded by the coding sequence ATGTCAGCAGCTGCTATTAAATCAATCGGCATATTTGTATTATGCCTGCTTTTTTGTGAAAACCTCTCTGCCCATAATGGCAGCGTTGCCTATGCTTATCCCGTTGGGAATATCAAGGTAGACGGGGATCTTTCCGACTGGCCGAAAAATATCCGTACCTATAAAATAGGCATCACGCCTTCGGATACGAAACCTAAAAACGATGCTGATTTTTCCGGCTATTTTCAGGTGGGTTATAATCTCGCCAATCAATCACTCTATGTTGCATTTACCATTACAGACGATGACTATGTGGAAGATACTTCCAAAACAGTGCGCTGGGATACCCAGGACGGCCTGGAAGTGAGTCTGGATGCACGCCACCTGATCAGTGGATCAGGTGTGGCTTCATTCATGTACAGTAACACGCTTCGTACGGTTAACAATGCTTTTTATGATGCCTTTGCCAGCAAAGCCAGCTGGGATATGATGGAAGTAGCGATGGTGCGTCATGGAAATACCCGTATTTACGAATGGCGGATGAAATTAGGCAATGAATTGGCAGTAGGTAAATCTATAGGGTTTGATTTTCATGTATATGATAAAGATAGCGACGGCAGCTTCTCCTGGTCTGCATGGGGAAAGGGCGAGGCTAAGTACAGAAATCCGAATAGCCTGGGTGATATCGTGTTCCTCCCTGCCGGTAAAGATTTGTCTGCCATTACGGGAAAAATAACCTGGAGCAGCCCGCAGGACGTGAAGTTGCCAGGCCTGCTGCGCCTTATTGCTGTTGATCATCCCGGCCTATGGATAACAGCAGCAGTGGATAGTCTGGGTAATTACACCGTGATGGCGCCTGCCGGAAAGTATCAGCTCGCCCTGCCAGATCCTTATTATCAGTCAGCGGATAAAATATATGCCGTTGAGCAACCGGTATCGGTCAACGTTACAGGAAAGCCGGGACAAAAAGTCGTGGCGCCTGATTTTCGTATATCCGCTGCCGTAGTACCGGACCTGATCCCGGAGAAAGGCGTACTGCAAGACTTTTCCGCTGCCACTGCCGGCAGGATAGACCATTTTATTGAAACCTACCAGCAATACTATGGGATACCAGGTGTTTCTCTTGCCCTAATAAAAGATGGAAAAATGGTATACCATAAAGTATATGGTGTCACCAATACCATGACAGGAGAAAAGGTAAACGACAATACCCTGTTTGAAGCGGCTTCTGTTACAAAGCCGGTATTTGCCTTTGCAGTGGAAAGATTGGCAGAACGTGGCGTGATTGATCTGGACCGGCCGTTATATGAATACCTGCCTAATAAAGATATTGAATATGACGACCGGTATAAGCTGATGACCGCCAGACATGTACTCACACATCGCACCGGTTTTCCAAACTGGCGATGGATGAATAAAGATGGCAAACTGGACCTGAAGTTTACACCCGGTACCGCCTATAACTACTCCGGTGAAGGCTTTGAGTACCTGAAGCTGGTGGTGGAAAAAATCACCGGGAAAAAAGTAGAGCAGGTATTACAGGAAGAAGTACTTGGCCCGATAGGTTTGTACCATACATTTTTCTCAAAAAATGATTCCTTACAAAATGTGGCGGCTTATGGTCATATAGATAAAATACCTACCCCGAATGACCTGCCGGAAAAGCCGGGCATGGCATATTCCATGTATACCGAAGCTGGTATTTTTACAAAATTCATGTTGTACCTGCTGGAACAGAAAGGGCTGACACCGGCCACTTACGACAGCATACTATCCCGACATTCGGATTATCCTGCCAGCGAAGCGCACTATCTGGATGGCCCTGCTTATATGGGTATGAGTCTTCAGATAAGAGAAACACCTTTTGGCAAAACCTTTGGTCATGGTGGCAATAACGGGGATTTTAAATGCCGGTTTGAAGTGTATAAAGATTTGAAAATGGGATATGTTATTTTTACAAACTCAAATACATCTGATGTATTACTTGAAAATATGCATAGATTTCTGGTAGAAGGAAAAAAGACTACACCCTGA